One genomic window of Sphingomonas sp. C3-2 includes the following:
- a CDS encoding VirB3 family type IV secretion system protein encodes MQGGGDEVAGFYAPVHRALTEPILLGGAPRTLAIANGTLAAAIGLGLQLWIAGGVFWLVGHLAAVWAARRDAQFADVARRHLRYPAFLRV; translated from the coding sequence ATGCAGGGCGGCGGCGATGAGGTGGCGGGCTTCTACGCCCCGGTCCACCGGGCGCTCACTGAGCCCATTCTCCTGGGCGGCGCCCCGCGCACGCTCGCCATCGCCAATGGCACGCTGGCGGCCGCGATCGGTCTCGGTCTCCAGCTCTGGATCGCCGGCGGGGTGTTCTGGCTGGTCGGTCATCTCGCCGCCGTCTGGGCCGCCCGCCGCGACGCGCAGTTCGCCGACGTCGCTCGCCGCCACCTTCGATATCCCGCCTTTTTGCGCGTGTGA
- a CDS encoding LysR family transcriptional regulator, with translation MPLETKQLRYAVLAADMMSFSKAASFLNIKQATLSRNVLNLEHRLGLKLFERQTRGAILTPAGIPIIDAARRILTEVDNLKSRARAIRNGDAGELTIGFCSSLTAGDLRFAIVEFQRRFPDVRLNGVERDRRFLHHALHAGVIDLAVVTGELADPAVKRRSLWSERVLVALPEGHPLAEAERVYWHDLRRESFVLGTQDPGPDLMRLLRARLAEPGYEPEVETQDVSRENVVAMVSAGWFLTLVSESALGFQHPGIVFREVHEPTGQARIDYGCYWRSNDSSPALRRFLGLIRERYPET, from the coding sequence ATGCCGCTTGAAACCAAACAGCTGCGTTACGCGGTACTCGCAGCAGATATGATGAGTTTTTCAAAGGCTGCTTCCTTTTTGAATATCAAGCAGGCGACCCTCAGCCGTAATGTATTGAATCTAGAGCATCGCTTGGGTCTAAAGCTGTTCGAACGACAAACGCGCGGTGCAATTCTCACGCCCGCAGGTATTCCAATCATTGACGCCGCACGGCGGATATTGACCGAGGTTGATAATCTCAAGAGTCGCGCTCGGGCGATCCGAAATGGCGATGCTGGCGAACTCACCATCGGCTTTTGCAGTTCGCTCACCGCAGGTGACCTGCGCTTTGCCATTGTCGAGTTTCAGCGGCGTTTCCCTGATGTTCGGCTGAATGGCGTCGAGCGCGACCGGCGATTCCTCCACCATGCGCTCCATGCCGGAGTGATCGATCTAGCAGTCGTCACCGGCGAGCTCGCGGACCCGGCGGTCAAACGCCGTTCGCTCTGGTCGGAGCGGGTGCTGGTGGCTTTGCCCGAAGGTCATCCGCTCGCCGAGGCCGAGCGTGTCTATTGGCACGATTTGCGCCGGGAGAGCTTCGTTCTGGGGACACAAGACCCTGGACCGGACCTGATGCGGCTCCTGCGCGCCCGGCTCGCGGAGCCCGGCTATGAACCCGAAGTCGAAACCCAGGACGTCAGCCGCGAGAATGTGGTGGCGATGGTGTCGGCGGGCTGGTTCCTGACGCTGGTATCGGAATCGGCGCTGGGCTTCCAGCATCCCGGCATCGTGTTCCGCGAGGTGCATGAACCTACTGGCCAGGCCCGCATCGACTATGGCTGTTACTGGCGCAGCAACGATAGCAGCCCGGCGCTGCGGCGATTTCTCGGCCTGATCCGCGAACGCTATCCCGAAACCTGA
- a CDS encoding TrbI/VirB10 family protein codes for MSNDEKNRALADGPEREEGAPTPRAPARQDVDGDDEAGIELDGPADIETRVGPETLADPSGFKLRGDPPRVMRLSRKAMATLGAVGALAVGGALTFALQSRDRVAPEELYNTDSRAVTEQVSTGPRDYSELQPGVPPLGDPLPGDLGGPILAAQQGEGTGDPTVPPPAGAQAMTPEELAAQRAAQEREAALASRLFLGGQAGSSATASASSGATPGLDLAALGAAVPAAPEPADGPNMQRAKREFVERSPESRTVNSGQLTPPVSPHVVQAGSVIAAALVTGIRSDLPGQVTAQVTQSVYDSPTGRTLLIPQGSRLIGNYDAEVAFGQRRVLLVWDRLILPDGRSLILDRQPAGDPAGYAGLEDRVNEHWGGILRAAGLSTLLSVGAELGTDSEDDIARAIRNGGQNTLNQAGQEIVRRQLNIQPTLTVRPGYPVRVLVSRDLVLSPWRQTR; via the coding sequence ATGAGCAACGACGAGAAGAACCGCGCTCTGGCTGACGGGCCAGAAAGGGAGGAGGGCGCACCCACGCCGCGCGCACCGGCGCGACAGGATGTCGACGGCGACGACGAGGCCGGCATCGAGCTGGATGGTCCGGCGGATATTGAGACGCGCGTTGGCCCCGAAACTCTTGCGGACCCTTCGGGCTTCAAACTGCGCGGCGATCCGCCACGCGTCATGCGTCTTTCGCGCAAGGCGATGGCGACGTTGGGAGCGGTCGGCGCGCTGGCGGTCGGCGGCGCGCTCACTTTCGCGCTGCAAAGCCGCGACAGAGTAGCGCCGGAGGAACTCTACAACACCGACAGCCGCGCGGTGACCGAGCAGGTCTCAACCGGCCCACGCGACTACAGCGAATTGCAGCCCGGCGTGCCGCCGCTCGGCGACCCACTTCCCGGCGATCTCGGCGGGCCGATCCTTGCCGCTCAGCAAGGCGAAGGGACTGGCGACCCAACCGTGCCGCCGCCTGCCGGAGCGCAGGCGATGACGCCGGAGGAACTGGCGGCACAGCGGGCCGCGCAAGAGCGCGAGGCGGCGCTGGCGAGCCGCTTGTTCCTCGGTGGTCAAGCAGGGAGCAGCGCAACCGCGAGCGCCTCCAGTGGTGCAACGCCGGGTCTCGATCTCGCGGCGCTGGGCGCGGCCGTGCCCGCCGCGCCGGAGCCGGCAGACGGCCCCAATATGCAGCGGGCGAAGCGTGAGTTCGTTGAACGCTCGCCCGAAAGCCGCACTGTCAACAGCGGTCAGCTGACGCCGCCGGTCTCGCCTCATGTCGTTCAGGCTGGCAGCGTCATCGCTGCGGCACTCGTCACCGGCATCAGGTCCGATCTTCCGGGGCAGGTCACCGCGCAGGTCACGCAGAGCGTCTATGACAGCCCGACAGGCCGAACCTTGCTCATTCCACAGGGCTCGCGGCTTATCGGCAACTATGACGCCGAGGTCGCCTTTGGCCAGCGCCGGGTGCTGCTGGTGTGGGATCGCCTGATCCTGCCCGATGGCCGCTCGCTCATTCTCGATCGCCAGCCCGCAGGCGATCCCGCTGGCTATGCTGGGCTGGAAGACCGGGTCAATGAGCATTGGGGCGGCATCCTGCGCGCAGCCGGTCTTTCGACATTGCTCAGCGTCGGGGCGGAGCTGGGGACGGACTCCGAGGATGATATCGCCCGCGCCATTCGCAACGGCGGGCAGAACACACTCAATCAGGCTGGCCAGGAGATCGTCCGGCGCCAGCTCAACATCCAGCCTACGCTGACCGTGCGGCCCGGCTATCCGGTTCGCGTTCTGGTCAGCCGCGACCTGGTGCTTTCTCCATGGAGGCAGACACGATGA
- the trbK-alt gene encoding putative entry exclusion protein TrbK-alt — translation MSRSAKIAGVALAGGILMATAIAIAVDERKPTAPLPSPTELAPYDPLPDELARCRTITMPDSGCDAAWEEHRRRFMGREDSLGRKDGRP, via the coding sequence ATGAGCCGCAGCGCCAAAATAGCCGGGGTCGCGCTTGCCGGGGGCATATTGATGGCGACTGCGATCGCGATTGCCGTCGATGAGCGCAAGCCGACAGCGCCGCTGCCATCGCCCACTGAGTTGGCGCCGTATGACCCGCTGCCCGATGAACTCGCCCGCTGCCGCACGATCACCATGCCGGATTCAGGCTGCGATGCGGCCTGGGAGGAGCATCGCCGTCGGTTCATGGGCCGTGAGGATTCCCTTGGTCGTAAGGACGGGCGGCCATGA
- the trbE gene encoding conjugal transfer protein TrbE, with amino-acid sequence MMNLAEYRHRAASLSDFLPWAALIAEGVVLNKDGSFQRTARFRGPDLDSATPSELVGVTHRLNNALRRLGSGWSIFVEAQRIPSDDYAVSVFPDPVSALVDEERRAQFVDAGAHFESRYYLTLLWMPPAEDAARAESWLYEGKARDGVDPWEMVKSFTDRCAQLLNLIEGFVPESAWLDDGETLTYLHSTISTRSQRVRVPETPMYLDALLPDQPLTGGLEPQLGQHHLRVLTVIGFPTMTWPGILDELNRLAFPYRWSTRAIMLDKSDATKLLSKIRRQWFAKRKSIAAIVKEVMTNEASVLMDSDASNKAADADAALQELGADDVGQAYVTATVTVWDEDPGIAAEKLRLVEKIIQSRDFTCIPEGMNAIEAWLGSLPGHVYANVRQPPISTMNLAHMIPLSAIWAGQARDEHFKAPPLLFAKTEGSTPFRLSLHVGDVGHTLIVGPTGAGKSVLLATMALQFRRYSGSQIFAFDFGGSIRAAALAMSGDWHDLGGSLFASEAGREDDSGVLLQPLARIDDAAERAWAAEWLAGIFEAEGATIDPQAKDHIWSALTSLASAPPGERTLTGLAVLLQSQELKQALAPWCVGGAWGRLLDAEQERIGSASVQAFETEGLMDSGAAPAVLAYLFHRIADRLDGSPTLIIIDEGWLALNSPAFARQLSTWLVTLRKKNASVIFATQSLAQIEGSSVAPAIIESCKTRILLPNERALEPQIARIYRAFGLNDRQIEILARAAPKRDYYCQSPRGNRLFELGLGDVALAFAAASSKTDQIAIGDLIDAHGADGFAAAWLRHRGLHWAADLLPAFTEERVP; translated from the coding sequence ATGATGAACCTCGCCGAATATCGCCATCGCGCCGCCTCGCTCAGCGATTTCCTGCCTTGGGCCGCACTGATCGCCGAGGGCGTGGTCCTCAACAAGGATGGTTCTTTCCAACGCACCGCGCGTTTTCGCGGGCCCGATCTCGATTCCGCGACGCCTTCTGAGCTGGTCGGCGTCACCCACCGGCTGAACAATGCGCTCCGCCGTTTGGGATCGGGATGGTCGATCTTCGTCGAAGCCCAGCGCATCCCATCCGATGACTATGCGGTTTCCGTTTTTCCCGATCCGGTCTCGGCGTTGGTCGATGAGGAACGGCGCGCCCAGTTCGTCGATGCAGGCGCGCATTTTGAGAGCCGCTATTATCTGACCCTGCTCTGGATGCCGCCCGCGGAGGATGCCGCGCGCGCCGAGAGCTGGCTCTATGAAGGTAAGGCCAGAGACGGGGTCGATCCCTGGGAAATGGTCAAGAGCTTCACCGATCGCTGTGCTCAGCTTCTCAATCTCATTGAAGGCTTCGTCCCGGAATCGGCCTGGCTCGATGACGGCGAGACGCTGACCTATCTCCATTCGACGATCTCGACCCGGAGCCAGCGGGTCCGCGTGCCGGAAACGCCGATGTATCTCGACGCACTGCTCCCCGATCAGCCGCTGACCGGCGGCCTCGAACCCCAGCTCGGCCAGCATCATCTGCGCGTCCTGACCGTGATCGGCTTTCCGACAATGACCTGGCCGGGCATTCTCGATGAGCTGAACCGGCTCGCCTTTCCTTATCGCTGGTCGACCCGCGCGATCATGCTCGACAAGAGCGACGCGACCAAATTGCTCTCGAAGATCCGGCGCCAATGGTTCGCCAAGCGCAAGTCGATCGCCGCCATCGTCAAGGAAGTGATGACCAACGAAGCGTCCGTCCTGATGGACAGCGATGCGTCGAACAAGGCCGCCGATGCCGATGCCGCGCTTCAGGAACTGGGCGCCGATGATGTCGGTCAGGCCTATGTGACTGCGACCGTGACTGTTTGGGACGAAGATCCCGGCATCGCCGCCGAGAAACTGCGACTGGTCGAGAAGATCATCCAGAGCCGCGATTTCACCTGCATCCCCGAAGGCATGAACGCGATCGAGGCCTGGCTCGGATCACTCCCCGGCCATGTCTATGCCAATGTCCGGCAGCCGCCGATTTCGACGATGAACCTTGCCCATATGATTCCGCTCTCGGCGATCTGGGCGGGACAAGCGCGTGATGAGCATTTCAAGGCGCCGCCGCTGCTTTTCGCGAAGACCGAGGGCAGCACGCCGTTTCGCCTGTCGCTTCATGTCGGCGATGTTGGCCATACACTGATCGTCGGTCCCACCGGCGCGGGTAAATCCGTGCTGCTCGCCACCATGGCGCTTCAGTTCCGCCGCTATTCCGGCAGCCAGATATTCGCCTTCGATTTCGGCGGCAGCATCCGTGCCGCCGCGCTGGCCATGAGCGGGGATTGGCATGATCTTGGCGGCAGCCTGTTCGCCAGCGAGGCTGGGAGGGAAGATGATAGCGGCGTGCTGTTGCAGCCGCTGGCGCGGATTGACGACGCAGCCGAGCGCGCATGGGCGGCCGAATGGCTCGCTGGCATCTTCGAGGCCGAAGGCGCCACGATCGACCCGCAGGCGAAGGACCACATCTGGTCGGCATTGACCTCGCTCGCCAGCGCCCCGCCCGGCGAGCGCACGCTCACCGGCCTTGCCGTACTGCTCCAGTCGCAGGAGCTGAAGCAGGCGCTCGCGCCCTGGTGCGTCGGCGGCGCATGGGGCCGGCTGCTTGATGCCGAACAGGAACGGATCGGAAGCGCTTCGGTGCAGGCGTTCGAGACCGAAGGGCTGATGGACAGCGGCGCGGCGCCCGCGGTCCTGGCCTATCTGTTCCACCGCATCGCCGATCGGCTCGACGGGAGCCCCACGCTGATCATCATCGATGAGGGCTGGCTCGCGCTCAATTCTCCGGCCTTTGCTCGGCAGCTTTCGACCTGGCTGGTTACGCTTCGCAAGAAAAACGCGAGCGTCATCTTCGCCACCCAGTCGCTGGCCCAGATCGAGGGTAGCAGCGTCGCGCCGGCGATTATCGAGAGCTGCAAGACCCGCATCCTGCTCCCGAACGAACGCGCGCTCGAACCGCAGATCGCCCGCATCTACCGGGCGTTCGGTCTCAATGACCGGCAGATCGAAATCCTGGCGCGCGCGGCGCCGAAGCGCGATTATTATTGCCAGTCCCCACGCGGCAATCGGCTGTTCGAGCTGGGTCTGGGTGATGTGGCGCTCGCCTTCGCCGCTGCCTCTTCCAAGACCGACCAGATCGCCATCGGCGATCTCATCGACGCCCATGGGGCGGACGGCTTCGCGGCCGCCTGGCTGCGCCATCGCGGCCTCCATTGGGCCGCCGATCTTTTGCCAGCCTTCACAGAGGAGAGAGTGCCATGA
- the trbL gene encoding P-type conjugative transfer protein TrbL, which yields MNDTGVINTFLNTFNSYIDSGFGLLGGEVAFLSTTLIVIDITLAGLFWAWGADEDVMHRLVKKVMYVGFFAFVIGNFSALAGIVFESFAGLGLKASGSAISLADFMKPGSVAAAGFNAGEPLLDSAGELTGPVGLFTNFVQIAILLIAWVIILIAFFIMSVQLFVTLIEFKLTTLAGFVLLPFALFNKTAFLAEKVLGNVVASGIKVLVLAVIVGIGTGLFAQFESAFGEIPTAEQAMSVALAALALLGLSIFGPGIATGLVSGAPQLGAGAAVGTALAAGGMAVGGAMGARMAAGGAASAIGGGMKAGTAAARGGSFAAGAAASSYSMGSLGKSGASAVAGGLVAVGQSAASGAAKAATAPLKKAAAKAGDSVKSSFRSGARAGFGASSGTISGGSGASGGAGSASTSAPAGGGSPPAWAQAMKRQQALQRGVTSVTHAVRSGDRGGGGMSPDIKQKD from the coding sequence ATGAACGACACCGGCGTCATCAACACCTTCCTCAACACCTTCAACAGCTACATCGACAGCGGTTTTGGCCTGCTCGGCGGCGAGGTGGCGTTCCTTTCGACCACGCTTATCGTCATCGACATCACGCTCGCCGGGCTGTTCTGGGCCTGGGGCGCCGATGAAGATGTGATGCACCGGCTGGTGAAGAAGGTCATGTATGTCGGCTTCTTCGCCTTTGTGATCGGCAATTTCTCTGCGCTCGCCGGGATCGTGTTCGAGAGCTTTGCCGGGCTCGGCCTCAAAGCCAGCGGATCGGCGATCAGCCTTGCCGATTTCATGAAACCGGGCAGCGTCGCCGCCGCCGGGTTCAATGCTGGCGAGCCGCTGCTGGATTCCGCGGGCGAACTGACCGGGCCGGTCGGCCTGTTCACCAACTTCGTCCAGATCGCGATCCTGCTCATCGCCTGGGTGATCATCCTGATCGCCTTCTTCATCATGAGCGTCCAGCTCTTCGTGACCCTGATCGAGTTCAAGCTGACCACGCTTGCTGGTTTCGTCCTGTTGCCGTTCGCACTGTTCAACAAGACCGCTTTCCTGGCCGAAAAGGTTCTGGGCAATGTCGTCGCTTCCGGCATCAAGGTGCTGGTACTGGCCGTCATCGTCGGGATCGGCACCGGGCTCTTCGCCCAGTTTGAAAGCGCGTTCGGTGAAATTCCGACGGCCGAACAGGCGATGTCGGTGGCGCTCGCCGCTTTGGCGCTGCTTGGCCTATCGATCTTCGGTCCGGGTATCGCGACCGGACTTGTCTCCGGCGCCCCGCAGCTCGGTGCTGGCGCCGCCGTTGGCACAGCGCTCGCCGCAGGCGGAATGGCCGTGGGCGGCGCAATGGGTGCCCGCATGGCGGCAGGCGGTGCGGCCTCTGCCATCGGCGGCGGTATGAAAGCCGGCACGGCCGCTGCACGCGGCGGGTCCTTCGCCGCCGGCGCCGCCGCCAGTAGCTACAGCATGGGATCGCTTGGCAAGAGCGGCGCCAGCGCAGTCGCCGGCGGACTTGTAGCCGTTGGCCAATCCGCCGCCAGCGGTGCGGCCAAGGCGGCAACAGCCCCGCTCAAAAAGGCCGCCGCCAAGGCCGGCGACAGCGTGAAATCGAGCTTCCGTTCCGGTGCGCGCGCCGGTTTCGGAGCGAGCAGCGGCACCATATCCGGCGGGTCGGGCGCATCTGGCGGCGCTGGATCGGCATCGACTTCCGCGCCGGCAGGCGGGGGCTCTCCACCCGCATGGGCGCAGGCCATGAAACGGCAGCAGGCGCTGCAACGCGGTGTCACCTCGGTCACACACGCGGTCCGCTCCGGCGATCGCGGAGGCGGCGGAATGTCGCCCGACATCAAGCAGAAGGATTAA
- the trbF gene encoding conjugal transfer protein TrbF gives MFKRPSIRYGKAVDPDTPYQRAAQAWDDRIGSARIQARNWRLIAFGCLAVSAGLAGGLVWQGARGTITPWIVEVDKLGQAQTVAPANADYRWSDPQIAFHLARFIEQVRSIPADPVIVRENWLRAYDFTTDRGAMALNDYARTNDPFANIGRIQIATEISSVIRASPDSFRVAWVERRYQDGSLAATERWSAILTITVQPPRDPERLKKNPLGVYVNAINWSKELGQ, from the coding sequence ATGTTCAAGCGACCCTCCATTCGGTACGGCAAGGCCGTCGATCCTGACACGCCCTATCAGCGCGCCGCACAGGCCTGGGATGACCGCATCGGATCGGCCCGTATCCAGGCCCGCAACTGGCGGCTGATCGCCTTCGGCTGCCTCGCCGTCTCGGCGGGCCTCGCGGGCGGCCTCGTCTGGCAGGGCGCGCGCGGCACGATCACGCCATGGATCGTCGAGGTCGATAAGCTCGGCCAGGCTCAGACCGTCGCCCCGGCCAACGCCGACTATCGGTGGAGCGATCCCCAGATCGCTTTCCATCTCGCCCGCTTCATCGAACAGGTCCGCAGCATCCCCGCCGATCCGGTGATTGTGCGCGAGAATTGGCTGCGCGCCTATGACTTCACGACGGATCGGGGCGCGATGGCGCTCAATGATTATGCGCGCACGAACGATCCCTTCGCCAATATCGGCCGCATCCAGATCGCCACGGAAATCTCCAGTGTCATCCGGGCTTCGCCCGACAGCTTCCGGGTCGCGTGGGTCGAGCGCCGCTATCAGGACGGCAGCCTCGCCGCCACCGAGCGCTGGTCGGCCATCCTGACCATCACCGTTCAGCCGCCCCGCGACCCGGAGCGCCTGAAGAAGAACCCGCTCGGCGTCTACGTCAACGCTATCAACTGGTCGAAGGAGCTTGGCCAATGA
- a CDS encoding TrbC/VirB2 family protein produces MTNALVRLRSTANTAIIGVAVALAMSSAAKASGSSMPWEAPLQSILQSIEGPVAKIVAVIIIIVTGLTLAFGDTNGGFRRLIQIVFGLSIAFAASSFFLSFFSFGGGAVI; encoded by the coding sequence ATGACCAACGCACTTGTCCGGCTACGCAGCACAGCGAACACCGCCATCATCGGCGTCGCCGTCGCGCTCGCCATGTCCAGCGCCGCCAAGGCATCGGGTTCTTCCATGCCCTGGGAAGCGCCGCTTCAATCGATCCTCCAGTCGATCGAAGGGCCGGTCGCCAAGATCGTCGCGGTAATCATCATCATCGTCACCGGCCTGACGCTCGCCTTCGGTGACACCAATGGCGGCTTTCGGCGGCTCATCCAGATCGTCTTCGGTCTCAGCATCGCCTTTGCCGCCAGTTCCTTCTTTCTCTCTTTCTTCAGCTTCGGCGGCGGGGCCGTCATCTGA
- the trbG gene encoding P-type conjugative transfer protein TrbG, with amino-acid sequence MTLSTQRRGAHLRIGGLPLLLISVSTLGACASTSAKTPAIRYDDAPAIAAIPTPAPAAPVEIVTIPEPLPLPGQLKPVGDAAPAPEQADPSARVNQANAAARMQPVRDGFINAIQVYPWSDGALYQVYAAPGQVTDIALQEGEQLVGPGPVAAGDTVRWIIGNTVSGAGASARVHILVKPTRSDLATNLVINTDRRTYHIELRATRSTWMASVSWTYPQDRLIALRGQNMSAAGAASVASGVDIARLNFRYRIEGDDAPWRPLRAFDDGTQVFIEFPAGIAQGEMPPLFVIGPEGGGELVNYRVSERHIIVDHLFAAAELRLGSERQQRVRILRDDGRTQRRNRR; translated from the coding sequence ATGACCCTCTCCACACAGCGCCGCGGTGCGCATTTGCGTATCGGCGGCCTTCCGCTTCTCCTGATTTCCGTATCCACGCTCGGCGCCTGCGCCAGCACATCGGCGAAGACGCCCGCGATACGCTACGATGATGCGCCTGCGATCGCTGCGATCCCGACGCCCGCACCGGCGGCCCCCGTTGAAATCGTCACCATCCCCGAACCGCTGCCCTTGCCGGGTCAATTAAAGCCGGTGGGCGATGCCGCGCCTGCGCCCGAACAGGCTGATCCATCGGCTCGCGTCAATCAGGCCAACGCCGCCGCGCGGATGCAGCCGGTGCGCGATGGATTCATCAATGCGATCCAGGTCTATCCCTGGTCGGACGGCGCGCTCTATCAGGTCTATGCCGCACCCGGTCAGGTGACCGATATCGCCCTGCAGGAAGGCGAGCAGCTCGTCGGACCGGGGCCGGTCGCTGCCGGCGATACGGTGCGCTGGATCATCGGAAACACGGTGAGCGGCGCCGGTGCGTCGGCGCGGGTCCATATTCTCGTAAAGCCGACCCGGTCCGACCTGGCGACCAACCTCGTCATCAATACCGACAGGCGAACCTACCATATCGAACTGCGCGCCACGCGCTCGACCTGGATGGCGTCGGTCTCCTGGACCTATCCGCAGGATCGCCTCATCGCCTTGCGCGGGCAGAATATGTCTGCCGCAGGAGCGGCGTCCGTCGCAAGCGGCGTCGATATCGCCCGGCTTAATTTCCGTTACCGGATCGAAGGCGACGACGCGCCCTGGCGCCCGCTTCGTGCCTTTGATGATGGCACTCAGGTCTTCATCGAATTTCCCGCCGGGATCGCCCAAGGCGAAATGCCGCCTTTGTTCGTGATCGGCCCAGAAGGCGGCGGCGAGCTGGTCAATTATCGTGTCAGCGAACGTCATATCATTGTCGATCACCTGTTCGCGGCCGCCGAACTTCGTCTCGGCAGTGAGCGGCAGCAGCGTGTCCGCATCCTGCGTGATGATGGACGGACACAGCGCAGGAACCGGCGATGA
- a CDS encoding DUF2274 domain-containing protein has translation MTKLKLADLAEARPVRLTIELPASVHHDLEAYGRVLAVDGAQPVPPTRLIAPMLERFMATDRAFRRYRTKTD, from the coding sequence ATGACCAAACTCAAACTTGCCGATCTCGCAGAGGCCAGGCCGGTGCGTCTCACCATAGAACTGCCCGCCTCGGTTCACCATGATCTTGAAGCCTATGGCCGGGTGCTGGCGGTCGACGGCGCCCAGCCTGTTCCGCCTACGCGGCTGATTGCGCCCATGCTGGAGCGGTTCATGGCGACCGATCGGGCGTTCCGGCGCTATCGCACAAAGACTGACTGA
- the trbJ gene encoding P-type conjugative transfer protein TrbJ, with amino-acid sequence MTHRNLRRSLIAGIAVLGLTAVSTPASAQFGFGGIVYDPTNYAQNVLTAARTLQQINNQIQQIQQQATSLINEARNLASLPFSSLNELQAQIQQTRQLLSEAQRIAYDVKTIEDAFTQRYRDVDMSASDATLIANARERWKDSVGSFEDALRVQAGVVGNIEGSQTAMANIVGASQSATGALQAAQAGNQLLALQSRQIADLTALIAAQGRAQTLESARNAATEEQGREHFRRFMKRSGQ; translated from the coding sequence ATGACCCATCGCAACCTGCGTCGCAGCCTCATCGCCGGCATCGCCGTGCTGGGGCTGACGGCGGTGTCCACCCCCGCCAGCGCCCAGTTCGGGTTTGGTGGGATCGTCTATGACCCCACCAACTACGCGCAGAATGTGCTGACCGCCGCGCGAACGCTTCAGCAGATCAACAATCAGATCCAGCAGATTCAGCAGCAGGCAACCTCCCTCATCAACGAGGCCCGCAATCTCGCCTCGCTGCCGTTCAGCAGCCTCAATGAACTTCAGGCGCAAATCCAGCAGACCCGGCAGTTGCTGAGCGAAGCCCAGCGCATCGCCTATGATGTGAAGACCATCGAGGACGCCTTCACCCAGCGCTACCGCGATGTCGATATGAGCGCGTCCGACGCCACGCTGATCGCCAATGCGCGCGAGCGCTGGAAGGACAGCGTCGGCAGTTTCGAGGATGCGCTGCGTGTTCAGGCCGGCGTCGTTGGCAATATCGAAGGCTCGCAGACCGCAATGGCGAATATCGTCGGCGCCAGCCAGTCGGCGACCGGCGCGCTTCAGGCCGCCCAGGCCGGCAATCAGCTTCTCGCCCTGCAATCGCGCCAGATTGCGGATCTGACCGCGCTGATCGCGGCGCAGGGACGCGCCCAGACGCTCGAATCCGCCCGCAACGCGGCGACCGAGGAACAGGGACGTGAGCATTTTCGCCGCTTCATGAAACGCAGCGGCCAGTGA